The Amblyomma americanum isolate KBUSLIRL-KWMA chromosome 3, ASM5285725v1, whole genome shotgun sequence genome window below encodes:
- the LOC144122987 gene encoding uncharacterized protein LOC144122987, whose product MGRCCVPNCRGNYDNGPKVRVFSFPKDDRRAKWERAVRRDDVDIRSLRDPKVCMSELHFKAEYLRTTTTYTDPRTGRTVEAPMGATRLTLDAVPTIFPNAPAYLSECAPVRQQPGAKRKRREASHLEEAIRQSISSHEEQERQNKLQSYEDFVSRLQSLDLSTYWTSVKA is encoded by the exons ATGGGGCGATGCTGCGTGCCAAACTGTCGCGGCAATTACGACAATGGGCCGAAGGTTCGAGTGTTCTCGTTCCCAAAGGATGACCGAAGAGCAAAGTGGGAGCGGGCTGTTCGTCGCGATGACGTCGATATCCGTTCTCTCCGTGATCCGAAGGTATGT ATGAGCGAGCTCCATTTCAAGGCCGAGTACTTAAGGACGACTACCACGTACACCGATCCAAGAACCGGCAGGACAGTAGAAGCTCCCATGGGCGCTACTCGGCTTACGTTGGACGCAGTGCCGACAATTTTTCCTAATGCACCTGCTTATTTGAGCGAATGCGCACCAGTGCGCCAGCAGCCAGGGGCAAAAAGGAAACGCCGCGAAGCATCGCATCTAGAGGAAGCTATTCGGCAGTCCATTTCATCGCACGAAGAACAAGAGCGTCAAAATAAGCTGCAGTCATATGAAGACTTTGTATCGCGCCTACAAAGCCTCGACCTCTCCACCTACTGGACTTCAGTAAAAGCATAG